A region of the Alligator mississippiensis isolate rAllMis1 chromosome 5, rAllMis1, whole genome shotgun sequence genome:
CTGGGTGCCCCTTAGTGTCCGGGCTGCACCTGGCTGCCTACTCTGGCTCCACTCTCTCCTGCCTGTCACCTTGCTGCTCTAATTGAGATCTCAGGAGGCTGTCTTTAGGCAACCAAAGCCTAGGCTGTAAGTACTTTCcttccccctggctacagatctcCCTCTATTCCTCACCCCTTCTCCATCTGTGGGTAAGGTTCAGCCCCAGTCAGACCCCAGCCCCCCTTCATTTAGTCAGGGCTCTGGTCTGTCTGGGCTCTGACCCTCTCCCAGGCCTTattctgcctgcctcccactctcaaaccaacaaaagaaaaaaggagaagcagagaCAGAAAAAACACAAGGAAAGACTGCAGGGTACTGGGTATTCTGCTCTGCAGCCTTCATACCTTCCCTTATGGCTATCCAGGTCCATCAGGTGTTACTACCAAAAtgagcaaagaaagaaaatgtgaaaaGCAGACCCATATCTCAGAAACAGTCCTTGGTTGTCAGGGTGCACCCAtcgcccaggcccttcctgggCTGACACAAGTAGTCCTCCAGCCTCTTCAGCATACTGATCCCCTAAAACTCCCCAGGAGATAACCTAAGAAGTTCTCTGTATGCCCTCCTCCCCAGGGCCCTCCCACAAGGCAGCAGACACAAGATCCCCTCTGATCTTTCctgccaggcatttgcattttcacagacctgcattttgcatattggcttactGTACTTCAGTGAATAAGTGTGGGTTTGACCCCCAAAATTTACTCTTAAATTTCTGCCTCAACTTAGACACTGTATCTGGGCTCCGGGGACATTGGATTGCGGCCTTGGGAGCTCAGGTAGCAGCTTGCTCAGCTGGGCCCAGGGGCACCACCGCCgcagaaggaaggaccagggcccctcacagctcaggggctgcccagtCCGCTGGCAgcttgcctgcctccctgccctcatGGCTGGGGGTCATGCAGGCACCATGGAAAGCAAGGTCGGGCCCCTTGctgtttctgccttcagcaggctcctgtggctggtaGGACACCTGGCgctgcccaggaaggggctgccTCACCCCAcgggtggcgggggtgggggagctagGGGTGTCGAACAAGGCCAGGTGTTGGGCAGGGCCAAcatcctccccagcccctgtggtGAGAAAGCCCCTTCCCAGGTAGCTCCAGGtatcctgctggctgcaggagcctgctgaaggcagaagtggtgggaGGCTCAatcctgctttcagcagagctgcccctccacccccatggctaagggtgagctgccagagggctgggcagcccctgagctgcaggagagggCGCTGGTCCTTTCCTTCATGGTGGTGGCgcccccagggcctggctgggtgctgcccaagctcctaggggcctgatcctgcttccCCAGAGCCTGTCAGTACACAAGGGCCTGATTCTTTTCCTGGTGATGAAGATCAAAGCCAAGATCAACTTATACACCAGATACATGAAAACCCTAACTTTTTTGATCAAGTTTGGGGTTAACTTATACGCTGTGTCGACGTATACACCACAAAATATGGTAAGCTTCTATCTGACCCAAGAGAGTACACAAACACTGGCAGACTCTCCCTTTGCCTGAAGATGGGTGTTTGGGCCTAAATgcttgcaaataacatttttttcaactcttcagttggtctaataaaagacatcacatttacccaaagaactttgtctgccttatAATATTAATTAACCCAGTCAATGCATCTTTTCCTTAAACTCTCCACCCCATAAAATTAACCACTGATGTagctgcactgctggcagaaaCCGAGTTGTGGCTCTAACCTCTATGCTATCACATCCTGCACTGATAAGGTCCAGATGATATGGTAACTAGCAGTCAGAACAGTACCTACATTTGCACTACCATGCTCAGTTTTTTCAGTAAAGTCTAGAATGGATAAGCCTAGAAATAAACACACCATTATGTAATGGTGACTTCCAGATTATCAGCAGCATTGTTCACAACAGTTTCATGCTTCCTTTACACTctgtggccacgtctacacaaatGCTTACTGCACTATAGCGTCACTGGGCACGAACTGTTATTGCACGAGCAataatgctggttactgcgcagtcatttagcacttggttatgcaagtactaaatgactgtgcagtaacagccatGCAGTGGGTGgctcgtgtagacatgctcagtatgTATAATTACAATCAATACTTTTGATAAAATAATACTGCTCCACTGTGTACTTACAGTTACTGGTTTAGCATCTTTAAAGAGGCCTTAAAAGGATTATGTAACGCTTGCACAACTTATTACTCTGTGCCATCTAAAAATATTAATAAGATTTATAAAGTCtagataaaaataatttctttagtTATTTAGCTTTCATTTTCTTGCCTCCTGTGCCATCCCCATTAGCTCTACCACCTTTAAGTTTCCTAGGGAAAACCAAGATatgcaggaaagaaaacaagcagaTTTTTTGGGGAATGGATGAGATTTCCGTTAGCACGTTTTGTCTAGCATAAAGTGTGATTAAAAGAACAACCTCCCCCTTCTCAAACCCACTTCTGGTAAGCAAccctttcaacattttttaaataattcactattatttttttcatgtgaTGCCTTTACAGTGGCTACTTTATGTACAAGGTGGGAACCTAAtcctgaaaacaaacaaaaaatacttaCAAATATGTAATCCTCACAGGGTTACTCATATACATTATATCCCACATTTGTATTTGCAGAAATAGTGGTTATATCTAGATTTATTACAGGGTGAAATCTTGGCTCAGTTGAAAGGAATTGTAAAACCTGTACTGATTTCAataggccaggatttcacccaagcAAATCATCTACACATCAGGTTTCTAAATACCTACCTACCCACCTAACTCCTGTCACTCGAGATTTAGCTTTGGTATAGTTTATTACACATTTATTCTCTGCAAGACATTCTTAGCACAGTTGACAGTTTATTACCAATGGCCATTtccatattttttctctttcaaaatacaaaaaagtGCTTAAATATTGAcaataaatggaagaaaaaacccaaaccaaaacctAAATTCTACTTCCTCTGCAATAAATGTTCTGAAAAACAAATCTTAGTAAAATACATAGAAATAACTGAAAAAGTTACAAATCAACACTGAACAAATAACATTTCAATAGATTTAAAATCCTGCTGAAGGCAAGGACTGAAATCTTGGTCTTAGTGAAGTCAATGGCAGGACTCCCACTGGCTTTTATTAGGGCCAGATTTCACTCAAGATATTTAGTCCATGTTTCCTTTGTCTGATTTCAAGTTTTGCAAAAGACTATACTAACCTGAATAGCATTACTACATTGTAAATGAAAGATCAAATCTAACAATACAATACCTGTCAGTTCTGTTCTGTAAGACTATATAGCATCCTCCACTATTAGCAATTAAAGCAGCATATCTGAGGTCAGTTATTTGTGTATTTGAGATTGGTTTTCCATCCAAAAGTTAGAAATATACATAAAAAGGATagttttaacaaaaataaatacacaaaataatacaaaaatgaTTGATAAAGAGTGCAATTTGAATAGACAAGAGACAAAGAGAAATAATCACTCATCTGGGGTGAATTCCTGGTGTCACTGAAATCACAGAGGCCAAAATTTCTGCCAGGCCTCAGAGCAATATTTTGCTGCAAGTTCTCAGTATTTAGAATGCCCAAGTACAGCAATTATATGGTACATAaggaaatgattaaaaaaaccccacaaaatttATGGCATCATTTCTAAAACAGATTTAACATAAAGCTACCATATAATATGTACATATACACTTCACAGACTACATACACAATTTTTGGTTACTAAAACTTCATGCTTATTGTCACATTGTTTTTGACAGACTCAAAACATTTGCATGTCTTGAATAATTTGTAAACATTTGTAAATAAAGTCTTGAAAACAGATTCAATAAACAAAAAGCTCTCTCTACAATGAACCGATTTTGGCACCACTTAATACAAGGTATGCAACTCTCAATGCACACACTATCAACATTGGATCTCCATAATAAGCACCTGTCCGTTAGCACACTAGGCatacattcattaaaataaataagattGTAGCGGCTTCAATAAATTAGTATCTTAGGCTACGAAACTTTGGCTTTCTCAGGCTAAGCATTGGTTGCTTAATTGTGGGTTTGTTTTCAAGTAGTATTGCCTCGCTTTCCGTAGTTGGGAATCTGTTCTGGTAGATCAGAGGATATTCCTTCTGAAACTGAAACATAAAAGAGCTATTATAGCAGGCTCCACTTAAAAGCAGATATGCAGTAACCCTACTGGGCACAGTGGAAGATACCTCTCCTATGACACCCTATCTTACAAGGATGGCTTTGTGTCAGATTAAAGTGTAAACAGACATTTTATGGATACCTCATTCTTTTGCTTGTCTCTCTGAAAGTCTACAAAAGTGCTACCTTGCCTTGCTTTTTGTCAGACCTCATTTTTCTTCATATCTTCACTTTACCTTTTCTTTTCAGAAATACATCATGGATTGATTTTCCTGTTTTCAGCacacttttctctctctgcccttaCCCAGAGAGCTGTTGGAAGAGAAAGGTGCTAGAATACCTACTCGGGTTGGTGCGACTAAATTGTGGTCAGGAACTCAAACTTTCATATCAGACTCTGATAGATAAACATGTGATAACTTTGACATTTTATAACCTTTCTATCTACTGCTGAAAGAggaaagatgtttttccttttccccattcCTTTTCCATAGTCTCCTGGCTATTGTGATTATGACAGAGGTAGTCAAGCACTCCATTATCCTTTCCCCAGTCAATACTTGCTACTTACCTCTCCATTTTAAGTAATAGTCAAAGCTGATTGACGAATACATAAGCATCTAACAACAAAGCAACATTGACACTATTCTTATTAGTTTAGCCATTACCATTCGATTCTGAATATTAATTTGAATATTTCCTTTTTCTAGAGCTTGGTAAAATTATGAACAGAAGAGGAACCACAGTCACCTGTCTGCTAGCATTGATGTCTGGTTGGTTATCTTTTAAGACCCGTAAGTATTATTTAAATGGAAGCTTAGATTCTGCAGGTATTGATAAACACTTCCCCAGGAAAGTTTCCTACTAAGCATATGACAGCATATTTGTCAAACTGTTCCAATATGTCAAAAGCAGGTTTCTAAAACCAGACTGATTTCCCATCATCTTTTCTatgtttttttcctgcagagcccaggtAGTGAGAGGACAAATTAAATATTATGTAAACACTATATAATAACAACAAACATTGCTTTTCCTTTAGGTGTACATCCACTTTATTTCTGTGTCCTTCTCGTTCACCATGCAGAGGCCTGTAAACCACACCATCATTTTCAATAATGTGTGGTAATCAGTGGAAAgcttgggggtgtgtgtgtgtgtgtgtacgcatgcaTGTGTGACtgtgatatacatatatatatatataaacacttcaaatttaagactaccccccactaattagattctatacatggaaagtaaatttgctataattttccaggaGTGTACAcggtagccgtgctggtctgagacaagaagacatacaaaaaaatagaactcttggttccaaaatgataccttttattagtgggtatcattttggaaccaagagttctataattttctatgtatagaaccTTATTAGTGGAAGGTCATCTGAAATGTGTCCCCTACAAAGCTCTGGTGGAGAAAGTAGTGGCAGGGGAGAAAGGGACCCCTGTCCGCCCCCCCTGCCATTTGCCCCGCTTTACTttcccccctgcctgtgtctgctccctgctgcctgtccacTGCACcttgtgcctgtgcctgccttcctgccacatgccctctgcACCTTCTTTCCACCCCTCCATGAATGTGCCTGCTCTCCACTCCCTACTACTCCATGGCTGTGCTTAGTCCCACCTAGCCCCTCACTCCAGGGAGGGTGGAGACAGGCTGTGTGGTCTTCCTGCAAGCTGTACAGGTGGGTCTCCTCTACTCGCCCTTCCCTCTCCACCGCACAGCCTCCCTCGCATTCTGCTGGCCACGTGCTCACTCCCCTGCAACACGAACCACTCTAGCCCAGGTTAGGTGGTGGCTCAGCATAGTTTGGCTTCAACTCTGAGCCTggggccaaagctggagctgaacTGCCGCCTGATCCATATTGGTCAAgttaaaatactttgttttttatttgagtaaatacagtacatatGTCATACACAAATTAGATCAAGCTTTTTGCTAATTAACTCATCTTACGGAAAATGATAGCATAGTTTATAGGCCTCTGGGTAGCAAATGGGGCAGACACAGAAATAATGTGCATCTACTCTTAATGGAAAAATGGTGTTTATCAGGATGTCACTCcaatctgaaaaaaagaaaaatcaaagtaaACCTGTAGTATCTGCCACTCTACAAGTTATTCTAATTAGTGATGACAGGCAAGATGACTTTTATAGCTCccaataacattaaaaaaaccatataaacaaaacaacccccccactgCACTACTGTATATTCCTCCTCATTACAGTGTATATCACAAGTCACACGCAAAGCTTCTGGGTTTTGGCAGGTATTCACTGACAGTTTAAGTATGCCAACGAGAGAAAGCTGCCAgagttttaatttcatttttcttcttcccttATTCTGTCTGTTAGAAGAACTGCTGCATGCTGGTTCTTACTGTTCAGCTACTTAAGAGATTTAATCTACCAGTTTTTAAACACGATAACATGTATGCAGTTATGTTCAAGTAATTAGATAGAAATAGAGACTCAGTTTCCATTTGTGTAACCAAGTTTAAGAAGTGCTTACAACAgtttcctcccccccacaaaaaaatcagTCTTGTGGAGGCTGGCAGAGGAGAAAAGGACAATGTGGATATTTAAAAGCTGCTTTTTTGGAACTCGGTTTGAGTCATAAGATTGGTTTAGTAAGTTCTAGGACAAGTACAATCATTCACTGCAGAGAGACTTATGAAAGgttttttgcaacaggaaaaaaaatttccAGTGTGAACACCTGCCAGAGTTGTTGCATTTTTTGTCTGTCAGGCAACAGATTAGTAGAATCTAGAAGCCTCAGATAATCTCTAGAATATAAAAGTTGTTCAGCATTATCACTATATTCTAAAACATCAAACTACTGTGTCAGAAGAGTATGCTCCCAATTTGGAATGATTTAGtattacatttttaaaccaaaacCCTTTATGTATAATTTTTTGCAACACTTGTTTATCCATTTTAGATAACCAAATTTTATTGATGAAAACACAGGcgatggtgtggggaggggcacgtACCCACCTTGAGATTGGCTGCCGCTGAAGTCGGCAACGGCTTCAGCGGGCAATCGCCAGCTGCCCCCCCTCACTGCCGATGCGGCCGGCgctgtctgcaggcagtccccgcttgccaccCCCAAAACCCTCCGgggtctgcaggcagtccctgcttgccactatGGTGTCCCCCTAGTCATTCATGGATGAGGATACACCAAGTGGGGAGATCATGGAAAGGGAACTGGCATCTAGAAATCAGACAAAATAGTTTATTCATGTCACAGCATTGGTATTTAATGCAGTGTTTTAGAATATAGTGATAAGACTGAACAACTTTTATATGCCTAGAGATTATCTGTGGAATGATTTTGTATTTTGGTCTTACAGTACATTTGGCCGCACTGATAGACAACATGAAGTCTTGTACTAGACAGACATTCTCAACTGTGCTGAATAACTTGGTCTGCAGTTTTGCAAGAACACTGCTATACATTTTCCAGGCAAGAAGGTATTGTGTGCAGATTGCATGACCTAGGACAATAATGTTGCAGTGCAGACGTGATTTAAGCTCCCTTTAAAACAGAATCAGAACTGGTCATCATGAAAGCATTTTACCTAGACTAGTTATATCCAGTCCTCTATGCCAGGGGTCATCAACATTTTCTGGTGGCAGActagaatgacccagctcaggtcagagGAGGCCAGTACTAGCACCCAGCCCCTACAACACCTTTTCCTTGCTGCCTGGCTTCAGTGGGGTGCAAACAAAGCTCCGCTGCGCAGCACATACTgagccccctgccactgaagccacagttccacaggccagatgcaaagGCTCTGCCAGTTAGATCCAACTATGCACTGTAGGTTGTCAACCTCAGCTCTATGCTGTAAAACTGGCATCCGATTCTAACAGTTCGCTTATATGATGGACTGGGATCCAATTAACAGAGCTCCTATTTTCACCtctaaataattttaaacattGTGCACATCATGTACACACATatgctttttaataaaaattgaaataattaaaaaaatatatagttatttTTTCTTCTTACCTGTTTTAGTTTTTTCTTCTTGTCTTTCAGAGACAAGGTTTTGTCTCTGATAATATTTTCTAAGAGTTCTGCAACTGCAGCTTGGGAGGCAGAAATCCTTTGTTCATCAAACTCCTGGGGAGTTATTCGTTTACAGTACGAATAAGTTGGCAATATAGCACTCATTTCTTCCATGGGATATTTGCACTGCAACAAATAAGGCAATAAAagtctacacatgctttaataATACTGTCCGAGTAAAAAATGATACATCTTTCTTGCATTCAGTTACATAACTTCAGAGTGCTAAAGAACAGTGGAAAAACAACCTATGATTGTCCAATTAGTTGCACTTTCAAAAACTGCAATTTGAAAGTGAAAGAGTGGAATAcaattttgttttttcaaattgGCATTACTAAAAACCAGTAATTTCTAAATAGTTATTAGCTAATAGTTCTAGTAACAGGCATTACTAGAAACCAGTAGTTTCTAAATAGTTATTAGCAAAAGTATTTCAACTTTTATTACTGGACCCACCTGAGCCGTTTTCATATATGCTATGTGATCTTGCACTGCAGCCTGTAAATAAGTTGGAACCTGAAAAATTTCTTGTTGATGATCCATTAGAAATGAAACTAATCTTGTGGCAAGTAGCTCATCAAGATCTACTTCTTCCGCACAGCATAACACACAGCGAGAAAAAGTCTGTATCATCTGGAAGTATTTAGCAGATGGTTAGTATGCAAAAATTACAATTATTCTCCAGTCTAGCTATAGCTCCAAACTGCTTTCCGTTCCACATACTTAAATCACAGCACACCTTCATAAGCACTGACAGACACTGCTGGATCAAGAAGGAAATTGCTTATCATTTCccatatttgaaataaaaatttttttcttaaaaagaaacagaatgaTATTTTTTGGTTCAGTTATTATAGAAAAAAGTAATAAGGCCCCAAATTCTTCTCCATCTACAAAACCCACACTTCTCAGAATGGCTAAAGCAGCAGCCTCAAGAAAGCAGAAGAGATTCCCTAATCCTTTCCTAGCAGCCAATGTTTGGGACACAGACATAAGATGCAGGAAACTCTGGCTCAAGTCTCTCCTTTACATAAAAGAAATCTGATGCCCTCTCCTGTTGGCAGTGTTTCACTTTGTACACACTGGAAGCCATTGCAACAGAGACTAGAACCCATCTCTCACATCACTACCAAGCAGAAGTTGCTCTCTCAAACTTACTCGCTGTCCAGTTTGTAGTGGTCAGAATACTCCATGACATGGCAACAGAGGCATCcttctgggaggtgggagatgtgcTTTCAAATCCCCAGAAGAAAAGAACTAAGTTTTCCATATCCTGGGTGAGTGACTTTAACCACAGGACTGCCAGATGAAGGGTAGGGAATATTCTCCTCTGGTTCTGCAATCTATCCCTTTACTTTGTTGGCCTTTATCATCacaacaaaacatttcagaaatatcaaaacagcttttttcaaaattcctgaaatgttttgttcccccccccccgagacaaAGCTATATATTTTGTTTGACCCAAAATGCTTTGACAAGAAAAGGCCAAAAGTTTTACATATGCATTCCTCTGATCCTTCTCCTCCTTACTGACTTTTTGGAATCAATAGCCAAATTCCCACCACCCGATCAAATAATTCACTTAATCCTAaccagctgtggcagagcagagcagcacagggtgcAGCCCTTTCTACTCAGGCTCCTGACAGCATCTGGCAGGCTGAGTAGGATCAACTGGCAGGCCAGACATGGGCCTCGGGCTGTGTTTTACCAACCCTGCATTATAATGACACAAGGTCTAGTGCCtctttattatatatttatttctatttattgCCACCCCTCCCAAAAAAGGTTCATGGAGGTTTACAGAAGAGAACAAAATAAGAGAAAGAGTAAGTTATAAGACACAACAGAGTACTAAAATAACCTACGGAGCAAAACCTCCCTAAACAATATTGCGGCTTAGCCTTGTCTGCTAAATGaagtaatattaaaaaaacaatgaTAATAGTGGATACTGAAGcttttgaaagcttttttaactttatcccaattatgtaggtggtctaataaaagatatcaccacaaaaaaagccttgcctcttaTTTCAGCACCATTTTTATATTACGGGGGGTATTCAATTTACCTATCCTATTAGAGAGATGTCTTACCAGAGATCTGGTGCCCATTGCATCATGAAGTCGTGGCATATCAACATTTTGGCTGATTCGAGAGATCATGCGCATTAGGAGTTGAAGCCTTCTACGATTCGGAGGAGGAAGCAACAAACAACATATTTGTAGTGCTTCAACAGCAACTCTTTCTATGTGAGGCTGTAGGAGATCTACAAGTTAATTGTAAACAAGAGCTATCATTAAATTTTGAAATGATCTAGAGCAGATTAGAGAAATACCATTTTTTCCACGTAAAACAATAGGTATTTTATAACAATCTGCACTAAAATAGAATTAAGAAtcaatttgctattttttttcatgGTTAATGCCTCATTTTGTTGACATACATTATTGAAACAGTTCAGGAATGTAACAAAAGCTATTTCTCAGAGTagagttctcttttcttaaaACTATATTATGTATCATTTAGCTGATTTATAAGCCTCTAAGGACTCCTTAAAATTTCTACCTTCACGTTTCAATaagagtaaaaaaacccaaaaaccaaccTGCTCCCTATAAATAGGATGATTTGCcaattcctttctttttctcagaTGTCTGGATTATGAGGACTATCACTTACCCGAAGCCAACATATGCAGGGTAAATTGCTGATATATTGGTACTTAGGGAAGAGATATTATTACATGCTGGCTTGTATTATGGAAGATATGATAGCTTGCATTTAAGAAAATTAGTTAAAATTACTTAACTTCATAACCATTAGAATGCTCTTTAGACAGACTATCGTGTAcagattttgctttttaaataacaAACAATGGGGCCAAAGATAGCAGGGAAGCAAAGACTAGTTAGTTTATACAGTAAGCAAATAACACATGCTTTGGAAAACAATCTTACTTTGCGTGCCAGTCAACATAAAGGTAGCTGAAGTAAAAGAGTTTTCAGAAAGTTCTACTGTGCTTTTGCAGAGTCTTTTATTGATAGTGATATCAGAATCTCCAGGATCATTTTCTACAGTAGTTGCCAGAACAGTAGGACTTGGTTTCCCTTGTCCGAAATGAAGCTCAGGACCTGGTTTTACTATTATTTCAGCAACTGGTGTATTGATGCCAGAGAAGTTTTTGAAGTTATTGCATCCAAGCAAACTCTGGGATCTACATAGTTGCTTTGATCTGTAATTTCCATTACACAGTTCTTGGTCCTGGACAATTGATGCAAACTCTCTCTTGAAAGCACAGGGTTGTCTTTGGCCAGTGCTGTCTGAATGAAGATCCACAGATTCTCTTTTGTAGTCATGGTGCAGTAgttggttctcaatttttttgcCCGATATTATGTTAACATCAATGTGACAGAGGGAATTTGATTCTTGTTTACAATGAGAACTTGAAACAGTATCTACAATTCTTTCCAAAGAAGAGCACCTTTTCCTAAATTTTTGAGGTTGTGCCTGTTCATTCGTTAAACCTGAAAGATTTTGACAGCTTCCTCTTAGTAGGCGATCAGTACTGGCTCGTTTACATGCCAAAGCATATCGCTGTGATTTCTTGgcacatcctttttgaagatTATGTTCATTTTGAAGACTATTTCCAGAAGTCTCAGATGCTTCCTCTTTTCTCTCAGGCTCTTTACGAAGTAAACTTAGAAGAAGACATTCAGTTGACTTGAAAGAGTTCAAATGCAGTGTTTTTGAAGGCTGTGGGTTACATGCCTCATCTTGGCTAGAATGTTTTCCATTGGATCTATTTGGAATTGTGATGTAGCCACACACAACTATCagaaaatgaaatacaaattAAGATGCAAGTGATGTGAAAGTGGACGAGATAAGAAAGAGCTAAGTAGATAAAACAGAGTCAACATATATAAAAGACACTAACATACAGTTCACATTGTTAGTAATGTCTACAAAAGCATTAGCTCAATGAGAAAGCAATTTAAACAAGACACATGCAATAAATTAGGCCATACATGTAAGACAAAGGACAATTAAACTTGACACCTAGCTTTCAGGAACAAGACTAGGATTAGtctatattattttaaattatggtTATAAAATCTAAGGAATATCAAGCCAGACACTTTGATTAAAACAAG
Encoded here:
- the DEPDC1 gene encoding DEP domain-containing protein 1A isoform X1 — translated: METRLVPAGPYRATRLWNEVTKYFRAGMPLRKHRQHFKKHGNCFTAAEAVDWLHELLKNNSNFGPEVTRQQTIQLLRKFLKNHVIEDIKGRWGSENLEDNNNLYRFPPTSPVKALPNWGPVRENTENFPKEKESLFKLPQFSRRTPKKNELLESLENIAKSEILEEANEHSVHAMEISQENIEEIWRNIILIHLQTILGLPSLEEVLHSTQIIPQDVIYNMTNTSKHGVVVLQNKSEDLPHWVLSAMKCLAYWPRSNDLSQPTYIGFERDVFRTVADYFLNLPEPLLTFEYYELFVNILVVCGYITIPNRSNGKHSSQDEACNPQPSKTLHLNSFKSTECLLLSLLRKEPERKEEASETSGNSLQNEHNLQKGCAKKSQRYALACKRASTDRLLRGSCQNLSGLTNEQAQPQKFRKRCSSLERIVDTVSSSHCKQESNSLCHIDVNIISGKKIENQLLHHDYKRESVDLHSDSTGQRQPCAFKREFASIVQDQELCNGNYRSKQLCRSQSLLGCNNFKNFSGINTPVAEIIVKPGPELHFGQGKPSPTVLATTVENDPGDSDITINKRLCKSTVELSENSFTSATFMLTGTQNLLQPHIERVAVEALQICCLLLPPPNRRRLQLLMRMISRISQNVDMPRLHDAMGTRSLMIQTFSRCVLCCAEEVDLDELLATRLVSFLMDHQQEIFQVPTYLQAAVQDHIAYMKTAQCKYPMEEMSAILPTYSYCKRITPQEFDEQRISASQAAVAELLENIIRDKTLSLKDKKKKLKQFQKEYPLIYQNRFPTTESEAILLENKPTIKQPMLSLRKPKFRSLRY